From a region of the Mycobacterium intracellulare ATCC 13950 genome:
- the pdhA gene encoding pyruvate dehydrogenase (acetyl-transferring) E1 component subunit alpha gives MSSMPMAVDLEPVQLVAADGSPTPERRYGRDLPAETLSWLYELMVITRELDAEFVNLKRQGELALFASCRGQEAAQIGAAACLRKTDWLFPQYRELGAFLVRGIPPGHVGAVWRGTWHGGLEFTKKCCAPLSIPIGTQTLHAVGAAMAAQRLGEDSVTLAFLGDGATSTGDVHEALNFAAVFTTPCVFLVQNNQWAISTPVHKQTAAPSLAHKAIGYGMPGVRVDGNDVLACYAVTAEAAARARAGGGPTLIEAITYRMGPHTTSDDPSRYRTQDEVDHWAALDPIARYRCYLRAQGLWSERLEERVIGRAQRMRTELRDAVVDAPDFDIDEVFTSVYAEITPGLQAQRQQLRAELDRSD, from the coding sequence ATGTCTTCGATGCCCATGGCGGTCGACCTCGAGCCGGTCCAACTCGTGGCCGCCGATGGCTCGCCGACACCCGAACGCCGTTATGGCCGCGACCTTCCCGCGGAGACGCTGAGTTGGCTCTACGAGCTGATGGTGATCACCCGGGAACTCGACGCCGAATTCGTGAACCTCAAGCGCCAAGGCGAACTGGCGCTCTTTGCGTCGTGCCGCGGTCAGGAAGCCGCCCAGATCGGTGCGGCGGCGTGCCTGCGCAAAACCGACTGGTTGTTCCCCCAATATCGCGAGCTGGGCGCCTTTTTGGTGCGCGGCATCCCGCCCGGGCACGTCGGGGCCGTGTGGCGCGGAACCTGGCATGGCGGCCTGGAATTCACCAAGAAGTGCTGCGCCCCGCTCTCGATTCCGATCGGCACCCAGACCCTGCACGCCGTGGGCGCCGCGATGGCCGCGCAACGGCTGGGCGAAGATTCGGTGACGCTGGCCTTCCTCGGTGACGGCGCCACCAGCACGGGAGACGTGCACGAGGCGCTGAACTTCGCCGCCGTGTTCACCACGCCCTGCGTGTTCCTCGTGCAGAACAACCAGTGGGCGATCTCGACGCCGGTCCACAAGCAGACCGCCGCACCGTCGCTGGCGCACAAGGCGATTGGTTACGGCATGCCCGGAGTCCGGGTAGACGGAAATGACGTCTTGGCCTGCTACGCCGTGACGGCCGAGGCCGCCGCCCGTGCCCGCGCCGGCGGCGGCCCGACATTGATCGAGGCGATCACCTACCGGATGGGCCCACACACCACCTCCGATGACCCGAGTCGATACCGGACGCAGGACGAGGTCGATCACTGGGCGGCGCTGGACCCGATCGCGCGGTACCGCTGCTACCTGCGGGCCCAGGGCCTGTGGTCGGAACGCTTGGAGGAACGGGTCATTGGCCGCGCACAGCGGATGCGCACCGAATTGCGCGACGCGGTGGTCGATGCGCCCGATTTCGACATCGACGAGGTGTTCACCTCGGTGTACGCCGAAATCACGCCGGGACTGCAGGCACAGCGACAGCAGCTTCGGGCCGAACTCGACCGAAGCGATTGA
- a CDS encoding dihydrolipoamide acetyltransferase family protein, with protein sequence MSAPSAQERVKPFRVPDLGEGLEEVTVTHWNVAVGDDVELNQVLCTVETAKAEVEIPSPHAGRVVETNGAEGDVLKVGEVLVQIDTTPRSDDPPAAETAPPTLVGYGADAGVDSSRRSGRPLAAPPVRKLAKELMVDLASLPHRPGAVITREDVLSAAGGTGNGADVRSVRGVQARMAEKMALSHKEIPPANVTVEVDCTELVRLSDRLGATDHKITPFVLTLRLLVIALRHNEILNSAWVESPQGPQLRVEHRVHLGIATATERGLLVPVLADAHAKTTRELAARAAELIASARAGTLTPGELRGSTFTVSNFGALGVDDGVPMINHPEAAILGMGAIKPRPVALGAEIVVRPTMSLTCVFDHRIADGAQAARFVCELRDLIESPEIALLDL encoded by the coding sequence GTGAGCGCCCCGTCCGCGCAGGAGCGGGTCAAGCCGTTTCGGGTCCCCGACCTCGGCGAGGGGCTGGAAGAGGTGACGGTGACGCATTGGAACGTCGCGGTGGGTGACGACGTCGAGCTCAACCAGGTGTTGTGCACGGTGGAGACCGCCAAGGCCGAGGTCGAGATCCCCAGCCCGCACGCCGGACGGGTCGTCGAAACCAACGGCGCCGAAGGCGATGTGCTCAAGGTGGGGGAGGTGCTGGTGCAGATCGACACGACACCGCGCAGCGACGACCCACCGGCGGCTGAAACGGCGCCGCCCACACTGGTCGGCTATGGCGCCGATGCCGGCGTCGACAGCAGCCGGCGGAGCGGCCGCCCGCTGGCCGCCCCTCCGGTGCGCAAACTGGCCAAAGAATTGATGGTCGACCTGGCCTCGTTACCGCACCGCCCCGGTGCCGTCATCACCCGCGAGGACGTGCTGTCGGCGGCCGGCGGGACCGGGAACGGCGCCGATGTCCGATCGGTTCGTGGCGTGCAGGCCCGGATGGCAGAGAAAATGGCCCTGTCGCACAAGGAGATTCCGCCGGCGAACGTCACCGTCGAGGTGGACTGCACCGAGTTGGTGCGGCTGTCCGATCGACTCGGCGCGACGGACCACAAGATCACACCCTTCGTGCTGACCTTGCGGCTGCTGGTCATCGCGTTGCGGCACAACGAGATCCTGAATTCGGCCTGGGTGGAGTCCCCGCAGGGTCCGCAGCTGCGCGTCGAACACCGAGTGCATTTGGGCATCGCCACGGCCACCGAACGCGGTCTGCTCGTCCCGGTCCTCGCCGACGCCCACGCCAAGACCACCCGCGAATTGGCCGCTCGCGCAGCAGAATTGATCGCCAGCGCGCGTGCGGGCACCCTGACGCCGGGTGAGTTGCGGGGCTCGACGTTCACCGTCTCGAACTTTGGGGCGCTGGGTGTGGACGATGGCGTACCAATGATCAACCACCCCGAAGCGGCCATCCTCGGGATGGGAGCGATCAAGCCGCGACCGGTGGCCCTCGGCGCCGAGATCGTGGTGCGCCCGACGATGTCGCTGACCTGTGTGTTCGACCATCGCATCGCCGATGGCGCACAGGCGGCCCGATTCGTCTGCGAGTTACGGGATCTGATCGAGTCACCCGAAATCGCGCTGCTCGATTTGTGA
- the bkdB gene encoding 3-methyl-2-oxobutanoate dehydrogenase subunit beta → MTQLADRPTGHDETLTAAVENVALGAQSLTMVQALNRALHDAMAADDRVLVFGEDVSVAGGVFRATEGLAEAFGESRCFDTPLAESAIIGIAVGLALRGFVPVPEIQFDGFSYAAFDQVVSHLAKYRTRTRGEINMPVTVRIPSFGGIGAAEHHSDSTESYWAHTAGLKVVVPSSPADAYWLLRHAIACPDPVMYLEPKRRYQGRGLVDASRPEPPIGRAMVRRQGTDVTVVTYGSLVGTAVVAAEEAQRQRGWSLEVIDLRSLVPLDFDTVAASIHRTGRCVVMHEGPRSLGFGAELAARIQEEMFYELEAPVLRACGFDTPYPPARLEKWWLPGPDRLLDCVERALEQP, encoded by the coding sequence ATGACTCAGCTCGCTGATCGTCCCACCGGCCACGACGAAACACTCACGGCGGCAGTGGAAAACGTTGCCCTCGGTGCGCAGTCGCTGACCATGGTCCAAGCGCTCAACCGGGCCCTGCACGACGCGATGGCGGCCGACGACCGGGTGTTGGTGTTCGGCGAGGACGTCTCCGTCGCCGGTGGGGTGTTCCGGGCCACCGAGGGACTGGCCGAGGCGTTCGGCGAGAGCCGCTGCTTCGACACGCCGCTGGCGGAGTCCGCCATCATCGGGATCGCGGTGGGGCTGGCGCTGCGCGGATTCGTGCCCGTGCCCGAGATTCAGTTCGACGGGTTTTCCTATGCGGCCTTCGACCAGGTGGTCAGCCACCTGGCGAAGTACCGCACCCGCACCCGCGGCGAGATCAATATGCCGGTGACCGTCCGCATCCCTTCGTTCGGGGGAATCGGTGCCGCAGAGCATCATTCGGATTCCACCGAGTCGTACTGGGCGCACACCGCCGGCTTGAAGGTGGTGGTGCCTTCCAGCCCCGCCGATGCGTATTGGCTGCTGCGCCACGCGATCGCCTGCCCGGATCCGGTCATGTACCTGGAACCGAAGCGACGCTACCAGGGCCGCGGCTTGGTCGACGCCTCCCGGCCCGAACCACCGATCGGGCGAGCGATGGTGCGCCGGCAGGGCACCGATGTCACCGTCGTGACCTACGGCAGCCTGGTCGGCACCGCCGTGGTCGCGGCGGAAGAGGCTCAGCGCCAACGGGGTTGGAGCCTGGAGGTCATCGACCTGCGCTCGTTGGTGCCCCTGGACTTCGACACCGTCGCCGCGTCGATCCACCGGACCGGGCGCTGCGTGGTGATGCACGAGGGACCCCGCAGCCTGGGGTTCGGCGCGGAGCTGGCCGCCCGCATCCAGGAGGAGATGTTCTACGAGCTGGAGGCGCCGGTGTTGCGCGCGTGCGGATTTGACACCCCCTACCCGCCTGCGCGGTTGGAGAAGTGGTGGCTGCCCGGCCCCGACCGGCTGCTGGACTGCGTCGAGCGCGCGTTGGAACAGCCGTGA
- a CDS encoding HpcH/HpaI aldolase/citrate lyase family protein produces the protein MNLHAAGPGWLFCPADRPERFAKAAAAADVVILDLEDGVAEADKPAARKALQETPLDPERTVVRINAADTDEYPRDLEALAATAYTTVMLSKTESAAQVEALAPREVIALLETPRGAVFATEIAAARGTVALMWGAEDLVATLGGSSSRRADGTYRDVAHHVRSTALLNASAFGRVALDAVHLDIRDLDGLRAEAEDAVALGFGGTVCIHPSQIPVVREAYRPSEDRLDWARRVLAAARSERGVFAFEGQMVDSPVLKHAQMTLRRAGETVPG, from the coding sequence GTGAACCTGCACGCCGCCGGCCCCGGATGGCTGTTCTGCCCGGCCGACCGGCCCGAACGTTTCGCGAAGGCCGCGGCCGCGGCCGACGTGGTGATCCTCGACCTCGAGGACGGGGTGGCCGAGGCGGACAAGCCCGCCGCCCGCAAGGCGTTGCAGGAGACGCCGCTGGACCCCGAGCGCACCGTTGTGCGCATCAACGCCGCCGACACCGACGAATACCCCCGCGACCTCGAGGCCCTGGCCGCGACCGCCTACACCACGGTGATGCTGTCCAAGACGGAATCGGCGGCGCAGGTGGAAGCGTTGGCGCCGCGCGAGGTGATCGCGCTGCTGGAGACGCCGCGCGGCGCGGTCTTCGCCACCGAAATCGCGGCGGCCCGGGGCACGGTTGCGCTGATGTGGGGCGCCGAGGACCTGGTCGCCACGCTCGGTGGTAGCTCCAGCCGCCGGGCCGACGGCACGTACCGGGACGTCGCCCACCATGTGCGGTCGACGGCGCTGCTCAACGCGTCCGCCTTCGGCCGGGTGGCGCTCGATGCGGTCCACCTGGATATCCGCGACCTCGACGGCTTGCGGGCCGAGGCCGAGGACGCCGTCGCGCTGGGGTTCGGCGGGACCGTGTGTATCCACCCGAGCCAGATCCCGGTGGTGCGCGAGGCGTATCGCCCCAGCGAGGACCGGCTGGACTGGGCGCGACGGGTGCTGGCGGCCGCGCGCAGCGAGCGCGGGGTCTTCGCCTTCGAAGGACAGATGGTCGACTCGCCGGTGCTCAAGCACGCGCAGATGACGTTGCGCAGGGCGGGTGAGACCGTCCCCGGCTGA
- a CDS encoding enoyl-CoA hydratase, with amino-acid sequence MAQSDLVLLDIDNRVALITVNDPDRRNAVTAEMSGLLRDAVERVEADNDVHAVVVTGAGKAFCAGADLSALGAAGGGAAETGLQQLYDGFMAIGSCRLPTIAAVNGAAVGAGLNLALAADVRIAGPAALFDARFQKLGLHPGGGATWMLQRAVGPQAARAALLFGMRFDAEAAVRHGLALSVADDPVAAALELAAGPAGAPREVVLATKATMRATISPGSLDHEQHQQAMRAELGPQAHSIQSPEFAQRLAAAQRR; translated from the coding sequence ATGGCCCAGTCCGATCTGGTGTTGCTCGATATCGACAACCGCGTCGCGCTCATCACGGTCAACGATCCCGACCGGCGCAACGCGGTGACCGCCGAGATGTCGGGGCTGCTGCGCGACGCCGTCGAGCGGGTCGAAGCCGATAACGACGTGCACGCGGTGGTGGTCACGGGGGCCGGCAAGGCGTTCTGCGCGGGAGCCGACCTCAGCGCCCTGGGCGCCGCCGGCGGCGGGGCGGCCGAAACCGGCCTGCAGCAGCTGTACGACGGCTTCATGGCCATCGGTAGTTGCCGGCTGCCCACCATCGCCGCCGTCAACGGGGCGGCCGTCGGCGCCGGTCTGAATCTGGCCCTGGCCGCCGACGTGCGCATCGCCGGACCCGCGGCGCTGTTCGATGCGCGGTTCCAGAAGCTGGGGCTCCACCCGGGCGGCGGTGCGACGTGGATGTTGCAGCGCGCGGTCGGGCCGCAGGCCGCCCGCGCGGCCCTGCTGTTCGGCATGCGCTTCGACGCCGAGGCCGCGGTGCGCCATGGCCTGGCGCTCAGTGTCGCCGACGATCCGGTGGCCGCGGCGCTGGAGCTCGCCGCCGGGCCGGCGGGCGCGCCGCGCGAGGTCGTGCTGGCGACCAAGGCGACCATGCGCGCCACCATCAGTCCGGGTTCGCTGGACCACGAGCAACACCAGCAAGCCATGCGCGCCGAGCTTGGGCCGCAGGCGCACTCGATCCAATCACCCGAATTCGCACAGCGATTGGCCGCCGCGCAACGCAGGTAG